In Mercurialis annua linkage group LG6, ddMerAnnu1.2, whole genome shotgun sequence, the following are encoded in one genomic region:
- the LOC126686157 gene encoding uncharacterized protein LOC126686157 has protein sequence MEAMCEGKFPLCRCHKVASLKTAWTNANPGRRFLGCGRYGMPGACNFFDWFDDPADEQYKRVIVGLLRRVREHELEAEKQKEKKQKKNVFVVILVLFILFLGFKMN, from the exons ATGGAAGCTATGTGCGAAGGTAAGTTCCCACTTTGCCGCTGTCACAAAGTTGCAAGCTTGAAGACTGCTTGGACCAATGCGAATCCAGGGAGACGTTTCCTAGGGTGTGGTCGATATGGG ATGCCTGGGGCTTGCAATTTCTTTGATTGGTTTGATGATCCTGCTGATGAGCAGTACAAGCGTGTGATTGTGGGGCTGTTAAGAAGGGTCAGAGAGCATGAACTGGAAGCagaaaaacaaaaggaaaagaagCAGAAGAAGAATGTGTTTGTTGTAATACTGGTGTTGTTTATTCTCTTTTTGGGTTTTAAGATGAATTAG
- the LOC126687706 gene encoding uncharacterized protein LOC126687706, which yields MSTVRRARINILQEAMGDPVIEYAMLQDYVDEINRSNPGSTCFVDVNHNNDGTRTFVRFYMCLHALKEGFKEGCRKVIGLDGCFLKGPCQGQLLVAVSKDANNQMFPIAWAIVDLENTRSWSWFINVLKNYLDLGLGDGLVLVSDMQKGLIAVVDQELPECQRRWCARHIWAAWQKKWKGDDRRKKFWQCAYSTFEGQLTDHLKELDTMGENIVQDMLSYSKELWIRVFFDTDTKCDIVENNMCETFNGWILQARHLTVITMLEEIRVKIMNRIRVMREFAETWITDISPMAQKKLDENKLRACDCMIEFNGDQGFEVLDMGFGHTIDLAQHTCSCRSWQLKGIPCAHACCAMARLKKNPDHYVSHWYSKETYLKSYAKFIQPVRGRKLWPQLNYPTILPPVIAKKPGRPKKNRRKDKDEPQKPTFGKLSKKGVGMTCTLCKGQGHNKKSCNLRSRGSAQASVNVAPPSGAVSSTAPPRTTAPELTRQVNCTAPPRIVIPAPSRIVTPAPPPVDQILGVLLLLRQKIQVVHQVVQLGEERYAAPTQASNAKKRLVGFGLHHLDNGLTISNIGTPSARIVNPKQIRRSADVTGDIDFKPPGLRWSGRNAVSSNKLQQDRDAIRMNRLRAIQQASQVLQANFFTISIRLVSKLLLDSTIRLLCKLLLNFLFVNSTLIEISDTI from the exons ATGTCAACAGTGAGGAGGGCTAGGATTAACATTTTACAGGAAGCAATGGGAGACCCTGTAATTGAATATGCCATGTTGCAGGATTATGTAGATGAAATTAATAGGAGTAACCCAGGAAGTACATGTTTTGTGGATGTCAATCACAATAATGATGGGACTAGGACCTTTGTGAGGTTTTATATGTGTTTGCATGCACTTAAGGAAGGGTTTAAGGAAGGCTGTAGGAAGGTGATTGGATTGGATGGCTGCTTTCTAAAGGGCCCTTGTCAGGGACAGCTCCTGGTTGCTGTCTCTAAAGATGCAAATAACCAGATGTTCCCCATTGCCTGGGCAATTGTGGACCTGGAGAACACAAGATCATGGAGTTGGTTCATAAATGTCCTCAAAAATTATTTGGATCTTGGACTTGGTGATGGACTGGTTCTTGTTTCAGACATGCAAAAG GGACTTATTGCTGTTGTGGATCAGGAGTTGCCTGAATGTCAGAGGAGGTGGTGTGCTAGACATATTTGGGCAGCATGGCAGAAAAAATGGAAAGGAGATGACAGAAGGAAGAAGTTTTGGCAATGTGCATACTCCACATTTGAAGGACAACTCACTGATCATTTGAAGGAGTTGGACACTATGGGAGAGAACATTGTGCAGGACATGCTGTCATACTCAAAGGAGTTGTGGATTAGAGTTTTTTTTGACACTGACACCAAGTGTGACATTGTGGAGAACAACATGTGTGAAACATTTAATGGATGGATTTTACAAGCTAGGCATTTAACTGTGATCACTATGTTGGAAGAGATTAGAGTGAAAATCATGAATAGGATTAGGGTCATGAGAGAGTTTGCTGAGACATGGATTACAGACATCTCACCAATGGCTCAGAAGAAGTTAGATGAGAATAAATTAAGAGCTTGTGATTGCATGATAGAGTTCAATGGTGATCAAGGGTTTGAGGTGCTGGATATGGGATTTGGACACACTATTGACCTGGCACAGCATACATGTAGCTGCAGGTCATGGCAACTTAAAGGCATACCATGTGCACATGCCTGTTGTGCCATGGCCCGCTTGAAGAAGAACCCTGACCACTATGTCTCTCACTGGTATTCCAAAGAGACATACCTGAAGTCATATGCCAAGTTCATCCAACCAGTGAGAGGAAGGAAGCTTTGGCCGCAGTTAAATTACCCCACAATCCTACCTCCAGTGATCGCAAAGAAGCCAGGCAGACCCAAGAAGAATAGAAGAAAAGACAAGGATGAACCACAGAAGCCCACTTTTGGCAAGTTATCAAAGAAAGGGGTGGGGATGACTTGCACTCTTTGCAAAGGACAAGGACACAACAAGAAGAGCTGCAATTTAAGATCAAGAGGGAGTGCACAG GCCAGTGTTAATGTTGCACCTCCTTCTGGAGCAGTTTCCTCTACTGCACCCCCTAGGACAACTGCACCTGAACTGACTAGGCAAGTTAACTGCACTGCACCTCCTAGGATAGTTATACCTGCACCTTCTAGGATAGTTACACCTGCACCTCCCCCAGTAGACCAAATACTAGGAGTACTGCTTCTGCTGCGACAGAAAATTCAGGTGGTGCATCAAGTAGTACAGTTAGGGGAAGAG AGATATGCTGCTCCAACTCAGGCTTCTAATGCCAAGAAAAGACTTGTAGGTTTTGGTTTGCATCATTTGGATAATGGTCTGACAATTTCAAAT ATTGGAACACCTAGTGCAAGGATTGTTAATCCTAAACAGATTCGCAGATCTGCAGATGTCACTGGAGACATAGATTTCAAACCTCCTGGCTTAAGGTGGAGTGGTCGAAATGCAGTGAGTTCGAACAAGCTACAGCAAGACAGGGATGCTATTAGAATGAATAGGCTTAGGGCAATTCAGCAAGCCTCCCAAGTTCTACAAGCAA ACTTTTTTACTATTAGTATCAGGCTTGTTTCCAAGCTTCTTTTGGATAGTACTATTAGGCTTCTTTGCAAGCTTCTTTTGAAT tttttatttgtaaatagcACACTGATAGAG ATTTCAGATACAATCTAA